A window of the Pristiophorus japonicus isolate sPriJap1 chromosome 13, sPriJap1.hap1, whole genome shotgun sequence genome harbors these coding sequences:
- the LOC139278040 gene encoding small ubiquitin-related modifier 3 produces MADEKPKDVLKSENDHINLKVAGQDGSVVQFKIKKHTPLSKLMKAYCERQGLAIRQIRFRFDGQPINETDTPAQLEMEDEDTIDVFQQQTGGQY; encoded by the coding sequence ATGGCGGACGAGAAGCCCAAGGATGTGCTGAAATCAGAAAACGACCACATTaatctgaaggtggcaggccaagaTGGTTCCGTTGTGCAGTTCAAAATCAAAAAGCATACACCTCTAAGCAAATTGATGAAAGCGTACTGTGAGCGCCAGGGTTTGGCAATTCGACAGATCAGATTCCGGTTTGATGGACAGCCGATTAATGAAACAGACACACCTGCACAGTTGGAGATGGAAGATGAAGACACGATCGATGTATTCCAGCAGCAGACTGGGGGCCAGTACTGA